DNA sequence from the Cucumis melo cultivar AY chromosome 6, USDA_Cmelo_AY_1.0, whole genome shotgun sequence genome:
GAAGATAAAACATACTAAAATAACCATGGTTACTCTATGAAAATAGTACAATTTATTCttagaaatatataataaagatGATATTATCTAAAGAAAAATATGGAAACTATTTTGTTAAAGATTTTTGTTGTGAACAATGCTATTATTATTCACTAAAAATCTGCCTTCACAACTTGAAACGAATTATCTTCCAAGATTTCCCAAGACATGCCAGCTTTTGTTTAGTACTTGCCCTCCATTAATACACTAATACAAGTTGATGGGATCAAGTCTCTCCAATAATAATAATCCGTTTGATAATTATCTCTCTTTTGCAAAATGTCAAACTCgaaataataatatatctaGAATTTTACACTATTACAGACTTGTTAGTTGTTAAAGATAaagtcaatatatatataaagaattaTTTCTTAAACTAACccttttaataaataaataaataaataaataaataaataaatcttaaTAAGATAAAAAACTAGTAATGAAGTAAAGACGAAGGAACCAAATTCCAAAAGTAACTTTAGATACAAATATAAATTGtttgaattaagaaaaaaagaataaataaagtTAAAGGAATAGGGTAGTTTTCCAATAAAAAGCGACACCTTAAACGTGAATTAAATTATAAAGAGAATAATAAGGGacttaaaagaaagaaagaaagaaaaaaaaaagaataattagtTTAATTGGTAGGTCAGTAGCAAAGGGGTTGGTGTCCCACATGGCAGTGAATGTGGACCCCTTTCACGTGGGGATGTCCTAAAATCCAACGCTCCAGATCTCTCCCCACTCATCTAATTCAACAAATCTGAGCCGTTTATTCTCACTTCCCCCATTTCCTCGTGGGCAAACTCCCCTAATGTCCCACTCTTGTCCCCTTTGCCTCAAAGTTGCTGCCTTTGCTACCGACAGCTTCCTTTCCCTTTGTCCTCAATTCAAAcccaaattttcaaatttattaattatttttttttctttaataaacaaataaataaataaccctTTTGCTTTTAAAGCATTGTCTATAAAAATAAAACCACTTCCCATTTCCCCTTCCACCAAATCAATcctcaaaggaaaaaaaaaaaaaaaagaaatcaaacttTAAGGCGAAATTTGGGAACAATGGCATTTGAAAATGGGTTAAACCTCGATGCGACGGAGCTCCGCCTTGGACCACCGGGCGTCGACGACAATAAATTACAAGAACAACCTCAATCTATCAGAATCAACAAAAGACCGTTACTATTACCAGAATCCAACCAAAGTTCTTCGGGATCAAATGTATCCGTTTCCTCTGATGCCACTCTTGACACTCCACCTCCCTCCAagtatgtttcttttttttaaaaaaaaaaagtttcaatttttattttgatttagttgtaatttataatttttagattatgggttattaattttattcttttggGTATGTGATATAGGGCTCAGATTGTGGGATGGCCACCGGTTCAATCATTTAGAAGAAATAGCCTTCAAGGGAAGAAGACGACGGTGGCGGCGACAACGGCGGCGCTGGAGAGTAGTGGAAATTTTGTGAAAGTAAGCATGGATGGAGCACCTTATTTGAGAAAAATTGATCTTAGTTTATACAAAGGATATCCTGAACTCCTCCAAACTTTAGAAGACATGTTCAAATTCACCGTAGGTATGTATTACttgaatttattaattttatccGACGTAAAGTttcagttttttatttttgtcacatcaaattttgattaaaacaattattaattctttttcttcttgtcTTTAGGTGAATACTCTGAGAGAGAAGGCTATAAAGGATCTGAATACGTTCCAACTTATGAAGATAAAGATGGTGATTGGATGTTGGTTGGAGATGTCCCATGGGAGTAAgttcttatttattattactttttgaaggaaatttgtttaaaatttgaaattgacCTGACATTTCAAATGGGTTTTTGATTTACAGAATGTTTACGTCATCTTGCAAACGATTGAGAATCATGAAAGGATCCGAAGCAAAGGGATTAGGATGTGTTGcataaagaaaaacaatattttaagaGATCAGAACAAAATCAATGGAAGGATTGAGACAAGAGGAAAAAAATTGAAGGCTTGGGTTatcgaagaagaaaaagaagaacagAATGTAGGATTGTTATTATTAagattttaattgttttttgcTCGAGGAGGATCTTTCTTCTTCAAAGATggaatttttcctttttctatgCAGCCAaacaaacagaaaaaaaaaaaaaaaaccaaaatcggATTTggatttgaaaaacaaaaagattgGCAAAGAAATTTGGATGTTTTTGGGGGATCGTTTGATGATATGATTCTTGCTGCAATTTGATCATCTTTATGAGGAAGATAATCACGAGTGTCTCATGGTGGGAATTTTAATCCCAATTACATATCATTATCTGCAAGGAGCAGAGAGAATGATTTGtttttattagtattattattgatattaatgtaattttgatgcaaaaaaattatattaattatatgatCATTAAAATTTGTTGATTATATTATATCAATTTTTGTGTATCTAAATCATGTAATgcaatctttctttcttttttattctatCCCTCAATCTAATACACCTAGTTTAAAATCTTGATCTTAGAATTGAGTTAATTTTGAAGATTCTAATTCCGTCGTTAGTTATTTTTGTTTGGGTTCTAAAATCACATTCATACTAGAAACGTTTACAAATAGACAATAGGACAAATCTTGATTATATTTTCCATCTTTTCTTTCAcatctcaaatttttatttttgtaaattttcCGTTTAGTCATATTAAAATAAGATTTTTCatagtattaaaaaaattgataaaattatttttatatatggataataaaactaatattattttttcttttattcttatatGAATCAAGTCTTAAATTCttaataaaatgaaacaaagtaaaataaaagttaaaagattcttatatatatcaaattatTCATACAATGTAAGAGTTAGATtcaaatatacatacatatatacatacatatatatatacatacatacatatgtatgtatatatatatagatatatatatacatcatTTTTAAAAGtgatataataataaagaaaaaagggcAGAAGTTTCAAGGTTTTTGTTAAtaactttttctctttttcacttttttttttcatttttagtgcaactttaatttttcatcttttatggTGGTTTAGTTGTAGTTTCTTTTCgtcgttaattaatttttattttcttaattaattaagactATGTTTGAGCTGAAAATTTTGACTAGAAAAGTcaattgtttttaattaatatgtAAATTTATAAGCTTGTGATTGGGAATCATtaagtagaaaaagaaaagaataaaagaatctTCACATGTGTTGGCTCAAAATAATTTGCATATTTCACAATATAAACTACTAAGTGGATTTCATTtattaaattgaattaattaatgatgactataaatattgtttattttttaaaataactagTTCAACTTGTAATggaatattaattattttttatatatattacatataGTTATATTTTGATCAAAGAAAACAAGCCTTCTAACTTGTGGTTTGAcaaacaatttatttttaattttaaaaaattccttttataattttaaaaacattttaaactTGTCAATATAAGCAAACTTACCCTTCACAAACAacaacaaaagaattataataataagGTTGGATTAAGAGTGTCTAGTGTACATAGTTTTTTCTTTATATCTACAACTTAACTTTTAATGAATTTAATGAATTAACGTTTAATTTTTACCAACATATATacacttcttaaaatatttagaaaggaaataaacaaatataagACTTTAGACTTATTAGATGCATCTTTTAGAACTTGGTGGATCACGAAAAATAAAACCCTAGGTGGTCAATCGGCCAAAGAGTTACATTTATTAGAGAACTTTATAGGTGTTTCAGTTGAACCAGGTCActaccttttttcttttaagaagaACAGATCAATCGATGTACCAAATATTTCAATCAGACTAACACACATCAATATACAAATTCTTAAAGATTCCTTTTATTTCACAATAATTGTCATAAAATTTCAGACAGAcattaattatcttagttttttAAAACCCGATATACTATTATCTAGAAAACATTAAAACCCATATGATATAGATTTTTTATTGCCTCTGGTATATTTATGCATGTTAAATGAATGAAGTCCGactaattaataaattaatatcaattaattatcattatcaattaattattattattattaattagttattggatataaatatattatttatgcttaataaaaaatttaactaaTACACCTATCATTGATATTGTATGTTTATCTTAATTATATAAAACTATTccatataatattttataattaattattcatattttaattaaattatatttatttaatcattaaataaaataatttaattatactTCATTAATAATATTCATCTAATTTTATGActacaataattattaaaaaattataaaatttgataaatttgataaaatatttacaaaatatagtaaagtttCAAATTTCATCAATGATAAACATTGATATGCTTCTGTCGATCATATTGATAAACAATAATAGAAGTCTGTCATTaatagaattcaaaattttgttatatgttgtaaatatttagtttattttattatatttaaaattgtcTCATAATTATTTAAGTTTGGGCCGGGTTTTATATACAAATTGATAAAGCAAATACATTCTCTTaactttcaaaaattaattatcaTGTACATCCAAACACCAATATTAATTATCTTAGACATTCAAATTCAAgacatttaatatctatatctataaaataatatttacgaCCCAAACGAGATTAAGAAAAACATCAAACCACCATAACATGTTATAATTATTTGGCTTAAATATGATCTATAAATCACATCTTATCTTTATACAGTAATGCCAGACATAGATTGTTGACCTTACATATGTTATCAAGAATTAGGGTTTTGGAGAAGAAAGATGAGGTTTGGTTTGAAGTGATTGTTGTCAATATATAAAACAGGCTAATTGAAAACAGCCACAGCTCACACACACATTATATAATGATTGTAATGAAAAAGCATTTCCAACACATTGTGTTTAGGTTAAAAAcagtcttctttttcttttcatcctTTGTCTGTGTTTTCGTTTTCTCTCTCACTTCTTTGTATGTAAGCacaaaaggaaattaaaaaaaaaaaaaaaagattaatataatattattaaaatcaaAGTCCTGTAAATATTACCAAAAAGAGACATAAAGCaaccaattttaaatttttaataggTTTGAGTGACTAATTAACCTTCCAGAACAAATGCTTTCTCATAATTAGATCACAACCATTACTCAAGATTTGCTTAATCAATTAAAACATTAAGAGAGCAAAATCAATCCAAATTTAACAAAACTTCGTATTTTGTTCATCGATATTGATAGACTTTAAACATTGTCTATCGATCAAACTAATAGAATATGAATATATAAATTGGAAGATCAAATTCCAGCCGTTGAAGTTGATATTACAAATTGTTACAGTTAACTGAGGTTTacaacattattattatataaataacaaaatgaGAATTGTAGATATTATATTGAACAAATGAATCCTTAagaaatgtatatataaaattaaaaaccaTGCATGTATATAATCTTGATAGAGAAATTatgagaaaatatatatattaatctaAAAAAACAAAGACAAAATTCACCCATCAATCTAATATCATAGATTTTTCTTAAACGTAGTACACAAAGTATATTTGAACTCTGTCtagattcttaattatttacATTCCTTATTGTTAAAACTAAAAGTATGACTTTTTAGAAACCCTTTTGGTGGCCTCTCTCTACCTTCTGACAATTTCTCTATTTAATTCCAAAATgacatattttaaatatatatagaatatCAATTTGAAATTACCAGCTTATTATCTATATAAACTTTATGATCAATATTAAAGACCAACAAATACATCTATGAtagtttttataaatataattaaaatatctttaaaaaatcatctaaatttattttgaaatatgaGGAGGGTAATCTCAAGTTCGTCTATTGATCTTGACCTATGATATattgttaaaagaaattaatttcAATATAAAAATATACAGAGTACTAACAATAAGATATGCGTAAAAagtaacttaattaatttatgaaacaaaacaagaaaattattaattttttgtaGATTATTTATCGGTAGAATTATCGGTGTAATAtagtatatttaattaaaattgaaattaagtatagtttatatatgatattttaATCCTTAATTGGAAGTAAACAAATCCCACCATTTAATGTCAAAACTTGAGCCATTCCTAAAGTTGAAAGTGTATgtcattaatatatatatatacatattcaGAAAATCTTATCGAGCAACGAGCATATATATTTTGAAGTTTGTAAAAAATTAATctctttcaaatataatattgtGGTGATGAATTTGGAGACCAAAGGACAAACCTAAATTGCACTCTctactttttactttttgttttatggaattattcatattttaatttatcctttttctttttcttcctttcttttctattgAAATTGCAGAGTGCACTGAATGTGATTCTGATTCCTAAGctctaatattaatataaaagatGAGATTTACGAGGTTCACTATTTTTATATAGGAATCATATAAAATTATATGCATTATTCGGTTTTTAATTAATGTGTTATATGTATCTATAGATTAAGTTAATTAATCCAAGAGCATAATTATCCGACATCATAAATTAAGACTCCTAATTCAAAGTAATGTTGGGTTTAGTTAAGATGTTCAGATTCATTTGGGTAACAGAATAAAACAATTTCTGTCCTTTtgaaatgataaaaaataatGACTCCCACCCTTATTCAGTGTATTAAGTTTTCAGATTTTTTCTACTTAAATTTggatatttcttttattttaagtCTTCAATAAGTTAGCTCGTAACGTTAAAAGTTCGCAAAAAAGATACCATTAAATTTATATCATCAATTTCGTTCAAGTCATCATCGCATTTATTCCGAATCTCACTTTCGTCTAACATTTCAAATGGTTTATATTTAAGTAGTAAGAGGTTTGAATGGTTAAGAAAAAATAGAAGTATTTTTTAAACCTATGGTAAGGTTGAATACAGTTTTTTGCATTTGAGTCTAATGTCAACTAAAGGATGACATGATTTGATTAAATAAATGTTGACTAATTTGATGTCATGTAATAGACAAATGACAAAGAAAAGTGTACAACAAAACAAAAGTGAAAATAGGAATTGATAAGATGTGTGAAAGGAATTTATATGCTATACTAAGGAAATGTTAATTTATTTATCTAACTATATATCCTACATTTATTTGTCACTTCTTGTTAAATCAATTTGTTGTTTGTGACAAAATATGTGTCAATAGATACACTATATATAGTTTAACAATTCGAAGTCCAATCATCTAATAGACCCAATAAAAAGcatctactttttctttttctttttcttctttttcgtaacatttttcataataaaattgttaaaagatACACAATCGAATATTGGGATAAAATTGAAACAATTTCTTACCTGATTGgcaaaataagtttaaaaggTTAGATTCATATAACaaacttatttatttttacaaaaatgtcaaaaaaaaaaaaaaaaagcaaactCAAACCCACGTTATACACGTGATAGACTTAATAAACACTACTAATATTGCACTTGGTTTGACtttccaaatatttataaacttttttttttttttgcatttataaatctttttttaaatacttaGAAAGTCAATCAAAATATACACtaatacacttgatacactatCGATATCCATTTTGATACACATATAACCTTCTAATAGATACTTGATAAACACTTTGTACACATTTGATACTCACTAATACATTAAATATATGCTCGATACACCAAATGTTTCAACTTACGataaaagattttaaacttttgttaaaagattaagaaaaaaaatacatacatatctTTGTGGTAAAAATATAGACCAtgaacacatactattataatcaAAACTAAAACGATTTATCCTTCaaacaaaaattattataaCTCATCTATAATAACCTAGGATTATAATAGCTCATTCCTTGCCCCAAACATTCGTGAAAAAGTGTTTCACGTTTCTTTGACTCTAAAGTTAATAAAGATCAAGTTACTTACAAGAATGTTAGATTGTTTTATTTATCTATATGTAATTAGGCATATTTGCTTAATTGCCATTAAATTAAAAACCTTAATATTTGGTCATGTTCAAcatttatatatacaaatatgtGTATCAGGTGTAGTAAATGTATATCACAATATATGTATTAGGTGTATGAAGTGCATATGAATTGTATCACTCGAATTGGAtctgtttatttttttttccgatatctacaaaataaaaagtaaaaagaagcAAAATAAACTTACAAATTCCTAAACTCAAATTCTCACCGATCACGATTCCCAAAATTAAAAATCACGTTTGGTTGGAATCTACTTCATTAAAATGGGTACAATTTGGCGATTGAGTGTCACTAAGttttattaaaactaaaattcataattattttaaattaatgaaTAAACACCAAAAAGTGAGtctttaataataaaaaaaaaattaatagtcaaaacaaaactaataggaattgcaatattttgaaatatataaagtaaatttaaatcttaaaactaCGTTTTAGAGTCTTAACCAAAATTGAAACTAAACCTaaaaggttttttttctttactctATTGTTTCTAATTCTTTATACTTAGAAAAATTGTCTAAATTAAAGATTATTGGATAGAAACAATCTCCTTCCAAGAGCTATTCTATTTTAATCTCGAGCAACATTGCACATAATTTTCAACCGTTTCAGGGTTCACTTTggaaatacatacatacacacgCATATGTACATATATAGACATACATACATATAGCTGGATGAATGCTGTCAGATCAACTGGTCAAATTCTATGCATAACTGAGAAAAATACGAAATAATTAACTTTTGGGTACTACCAGTTCAAGTAgacaacaaacaaacaaaatagaTCTGATTTCTACAATGTGAACAAATATCCATTCCTGtatcaaacaaaataaaatccgaattctgtaaaaaaaaaaaaaaaagaaagaaagaaaaatactaCAAAGCAGTAGTAATTCTATGTTACAATGGccaaaatgtttaaaaaaagtTAACGCATCAATCAGCAGAATCTGCATGAACTCAATATTAATCAGCAAAACAAAGCAAAGTTGTTTGTACATGTCAGCTTTTTGCTACCAAGCTCTCGTTTCACGCCGTTAATGACGAAATATACCTCCATGGTTGTGACAATAAGCTCCACCAGCAGTTAGAATCTTTCATGCTTCCAATTATTATATCCCAAAGAAGTTTAGTAAGGAGGATCCATGGAGAAGCAGATGGCAGGCGCCATCAGATCTTCTTAAGTcattccaaaaatatattttgaaaaaatgagtTCCTTAAATAGCATGTGGGTCATTCAGAAAGTCCTCCCCAGGCTCCTGAGAATTATCATGGTTTATTTCATCAGATGTCGAATGCCCGGAGTTTTGATCAGTTTCAACCACTGTCAAATGTTTTTCGACAGTTTCTCTTTCATTAACGGACTCGTCTGCCATTTTCGAGCCAATATACGTTATACCAAACTTCTGTCCATGAGTCAGTCCTGGGCAAAACCCCTGTGTGACATAAAATAAGAATCTATTTGGTAAAAAGTCGACCTAATTCAATTTGGCCATGGACTGCGATTATGAATGGCATAAATTTCAGATGCCACTTTCCACTCGGTATTTCTTTAATTTGTTTGACTAATTTCCTTTCATTGTCTAGTACAATAACCAACAACTGTGTAACAGTGCAAGTATCCGTACGGCGCAGAAATGCAAATGTGTTTTCTTCACAATATTCTAAATATTATAAATCAATTTAACGAAGTGAGAAAAAAAACGCAGTGATACGAATAAATTAAGAGAGCAATATGAATCAAGCTTAAAGCAATTTAAACTATTACCCTGATCAACCCAGTTGTTGATGTCAGCTCAGAAAAATCAGAGCTTGACGGAATTTCTGTGGAAGTTGTTCCCTCGGAGAATGAACGTTTAGCTTCTTCAACATCAGTTGCATTATTTAAGTTACCAGATTTGGGCTCCACTTCACTTTTACAAAAAGCCCCAAGATATGAACAATGTTCCCTAACTAGGGATATTTGAGGGGTTGCAGGCAACAAGTGGCCCTCTGTGCTAAAAACATACCTATAAGAGGAATTCAGGTGTAGTTTGCTTTTAAATATATTACATATCATGGTAGAGAAAGGGTGTTCCATTAACACACAAAACTTGAAAAGAACCTATAGCTTACTTGTATGGACCATTTTCCACAAGGTTGTCAGGGCCCGCGGCCAAGTCAAAAAGAAGCCACAAGTACTTTACCTAATCCAACAAACATTGAGTCATTGACCAAAAAGTAACAATGTAAGATAATAGTttctgtttcatttttttagtgTGTGGGGGAATGGAGGAGGAGTTTCCTCACCGTTTCAGCAAGGAAGAAGCTTTCCATGTGATCTTCTTGCTTGTGAAACTCAACATCTGATATATGACAATATCCACATGGGCATCGGGCACCATATTGCAAACTAGCGACCATGTCCCGTCCGGCATCAAGATATCTATAAAGAAAGATTTCAGACATGGAGCAATTTCTAGGAATATAATATCCTAAATGTTTTAGATTTTATGCATTCACAATTTGAAAATTTCATCCAACAATAACAAAAGCTGATCACTTTCTACCTGAATAGTTGTTTCAAAAggaatgaaattaaattaatcattCTTGTGGGCCCACTAGAAATGAAAGATGATATTGAAGAACGCTAGTAGGGCCACAACCACATACTTATGAACATTACGTAAATCCTACGCTCCTTGTATAGCACAACCACTTTTCACTAGCTCACCTGGGATTTCGGGTGGCTTTGTAGAGCCAATAAGTGCTCTCTATTAACTCTGGGCGTAGTGGATAACTTTTCTGCCCATGCTGCAATGATACATGAATCAGAAAAATGACCATGcaaaggaaataaaaaaaaaaacaattcaattAATTCAAGTTTCTAGTTATCTAGTCTTTGAACTTTCGAAAGTCTCTAATGGACTCttaactttcaattttatgtcCAATAGGTTCCTAAACTTTATAattatctaataagttttttaaCTTTCAATTATGTGTATAATAGCTCCCtagattttcaattttgtttctCACAAGTCCTTAATCTgttcaatattttaaattttggaccTACAAGACAACCCAATTTTAACAT
Encoded proteins:
- the LOC103483650 gene encoding auxin-responsive protein IAA4-like; this translates as MAFENGLNLDATELRLGPPGVDDNKLQEQPQSIRINKRPLLLPESNQSSSGSNVSVSSDATLDTPPPSKAQIVGWPPVQSFRRNSLQGKKTTVAATTAALESSGNFVKVSMDGAPYLRKIDLSLYKGYPELLQTLEDMFKFTVGEYSEREGYKGSEYVPTYEDKDGDWMLVGDVPWEMFTSSCKRLRIMKGSEAKGLGCVA